The Candidatus Saccharibacteria bacterium oral taxon 488 genome has a segment encoding these proteins:
- a CDS encoding glycine--tRNA ligase, translating to MNRRVANAEKGKTVSTTKMEDIISLCKRRGFIYQGSDVYGGLSGTWDYGPLGVQLKRNIMNLWWRRFVDERDDMYGVDAAILMNQKVWQASGHVDTFSDPLVECNHCKARFREDHLLKDQQEKLDEYEALTDKIQWYREHATAPNFYDEIKEKEPELFKKILDMELGPSEIDLEEASDFGLKEWPHVLRVIKCPNCGTRGDFSEPRQFNMMFKTFVGASGQNELAIDELTGGADGRRSLNGMKAITYDPQSISYLRPETAQGIFTNFKNVVDSFYPNLPFGIAQQGKAFRNEIAPRDFVFRSREFEQMEIEYFVNPEHWQEAFDELLAATHAFLAELGLKPEHIHELDVPAEDRAHYSKKTIDIEYDYPIGREELMGIAYRTDFDLMNIQRASGKSMEYTVKGTNTKFVPHVIEPSFGVERALMAVLSSAYREDEQNGEKRVYLALPEHLAPVKFAVSPLLKNKPELVEKAREVYAALAKANPGRVMWDDNGNIGKRYRRQDEIGTPHCVVIDFQTLEDGTVTVRERDTTEQRRVKVEEL from the coding sequence ATGAATCGTCGCGTTGCCAACGCGGAGAAAGGGAAGACTGTGAGTACTACAAAAATGGAAGATATTATCAGCCTATGCAAGCGCCGCGGCTTTATTTATCAGGGGTCGGACGTTTATGGTGGTCTTTCTGGCACTTGGGATTACGGTCCGCTGGGTGTGCAGTTGAAGCGTAATATCATGAATTTGTGGTGGCGTCGGTTTGTTGACGAGCGCGACGACATGTACGGCGTCGATGCAGCAATTTTGATGAATCAGAAGGTGTGGCAGGCGAGCGGGCATGTGGATACGTTTTCTGACCCATTGGTGGAGTGTAACCACTGCAAGGCGCGTTTTCGTGAAGACCATCTACTCAAAGATCAACAGGAAAAGCTGGACGAGTACGAAGCCCTCACCGACAAGATCCAATGGTATCGCGAGCATGCCACGGCACCGAATTTTTATGACGAGATCAAGGAAAAAGAGCCCGAGTTGTTCAAGAAAATACTAGACATGGAGCTTGGCCCAAGTGAGATTGACCTCGAGGAGGCCAGCGATTTTGGGCTGAAAGAATGGCCGCATGTGCTAAGAGTGATTAAATGTCCTAACTGTGGTACGCGAGGTGATTTTAGTGAGCCGCGACAGTTTAACATGATGTTCAAGACATTTGTCGGTGCTAGCGGGCAAAATGAGCTGGCGATTGATGAGTTGACGGGGGGCGCCGATGGTAGGCGTAGCCTTAATGGCATGAAGGCGATTACCTACGATCCACAGTCGATTTCTTACCTCCGTCCGGAAACCGCTCAGGGAATTTTTACCAATTTCAAAAACGTCGTCGATAGTTTCTATCCTAATTTGCCGTTTGGCATCGCTCAGCAGGGTAAGGCGTTTCGTAATGAAATTGCGCCGCGTGATTTTGTCTTCCGCTCTCGCGAGTTCGAGCAGATGGAGATTGAATATTTCGTGAATCCTGAGCATTGGCAAGAGGCGTTTGATGAATTGCTGGCGGCGACGCATGCGTTCTTGGCAGAGCTGGGCTTGAAGCCAGAGCACATCCACGAGCTGGACGTGCCAGCGGAGGATCGGGCGCACTACAGCAAAAAGACGATCGACATTGAGTACGATTATCCAATTGGCCGCGAGGAGTTGATGGGCATTGCCTATCGCACCGATTTTGACCTGATGAACATCCAGCGCGCCAGCGGCAAAAGCATGGAGTACACCGTCAAGGGAACGAACACAAAATTTGTTCCGCACGTCATCGAGCCGTCGTTTGGCGTGGAGCGGGCGCTGATGGCGGTGCTATCGAGCGCGTACCGTGAGGACGAGCAGAACGGTGAAAAGCGTGTGTATTTGGCGCTGCCAGAGCACTTGGCACCAGTCAAATTTGCCGTTTCGCCGCTGCTCAAGAACAAGCCAGAATTGGTAGAAAAAGCCCGCGAAGTCTACGCCGCACTTGCCAAAGCCAACCCCGGCCGAGTGATGTGGGACGACAACGGCAACATCGGCAAACGCTACCGCCGCCAAGACGAAATCGGCACGCCGCACTGTGTGGTCATCGACTTCCAGACGCTGGAGGACGGCACCGTCACCGTGCGTGAGCGGGATACGACGGAGCAGCGGCGGGTGAAGGTTGAGGAGCTGTAG
- a CDS encoding NYN domain-containing protein, translated as MKRVYVDGQNFLYKAAEVLIEHGKISSKDELTKIDIRSLVENIVGVGVGIVFYGAKVQVRRDLDDSILEKTTRFSDVARRLRNTLKNQNITFNEVGKLKVRDSDVCHNCQHRDLRMQEKGVDVGIAVDIVVDSLSGLVDEVILVSSDTDLLPAIRVAKARGIKVTYIGFSDKMTRAIIARADASEVIRNQEIINAFDVYNNMQ; from the coding sequence ATGAAGAGGGTATATGTCGATGGTCAAAATTTTTTGTATAAAGCTGCCGAGGTTTTGATTGAGCATGGCAAAATATCTTCAAAGGACGAACTAACTAAGATTGATATTAGGTCGCTTGTCGAAAATATCGTTGGCGTCGGTGTGGGAATTGTGTTTTATGGCGCTAAAGTACAGGTTCGCAGAGATCTTGACGATTCAATTCTAGAGAAAACAACGCGTTTTTCGGATGTGGCGCGACGGTTAAGAAATACTTTGAAAAATCAAAACATTACTTTCAACGAAGTCGGTAAATTAAAAGTGCGTGATAGCGATGTGTGTCATAACTGTCAACACAGAGATCTGCGTATGCAAGAAAAGGGTGTTGATGTTGGTATTGCGGTGGATATTGTCGTTGATTCATTAAGCGGACTGGTTGATGAGGTTATACTGGTAAGCTCAGATACTGATTTGCTGCCAGCTATTCGGGTTGCGAAAGCTCGGGGTATAAAAGTTACGTATATTGGCTTTAGTGATAAAATGACAAGAGCTATTATAGCAAGAGCTGATGCTAGCGAAGTAATTCGCAACCAAGAAATTATTAATGCGTTTGATGTATATAATAATATGCAATAA